A region from the Lycium barbarum isolate Lr01 chromosome 8, ASM1917538v2, whole genome shotgun sequence genome encodes:
- the LOC132607170 gene encoding fructose-bisphosphate aldolase 6, cytosolic-like yields the protein MSCYKGKYTDELIANAAYIATPGKGILAADESTGTIGKRLSSINVENVESNRRALRELLFCTPGALQYLSGIILFEETLYQKTASGKPFVDVMKEGGVLPGIKVDKGTVELPGTNGETTTQGLDGLAERCQKYYAAGARFAKWRAVLKIGANEPSQLAINDNANGLARYAIICQQNGLVPIVEPEILVDGSHDINKCADVTERVLAACYKALNDHHVLLEGTLLKPNMVTPGSDAPKVAPEVIAEYTVRALQRTMPAAVPAVVFLSGGQSEEEATRNLNAMNKLQTKRPWTLSFSFGRALQQSTLKAWSGKEENVEKARAAFLTRCKANSEATLGKYAGSSNLTEGASESLHVKDYKY from the exons ATGTCTTGCTACAAGGGAAAATACACTG ATGAGCTGATCGCAAATGCTGCATACATAGCCACCCCTGGTAAGGGTATCCTTGCTGCTGATGAGTCTACTGGAACAATTGGCAAGCGTCTATCCAGCATTAATGTTGAGAATGTTGAGTCAAACAGGAGGGCTCTCCGGGAGTTGCTCTTCTGCACACCTGGTGCTCTTCAATACCTTAGTGGAATTATCTTGTTCGAGGAAACCCTTTATCAGAAGACTGCATCTG GAAAGCCTTTTGTTGATGTCATGAAGGAAGGCGGAGTCCTCCCTGGAATTAAAGTCGACAAGGGTACTGTTGAGCTTCCTGGAACCAATGGTGAGACAACTACCCAGGGTCTTGATGGCCTTGCTGAACGCTGCCAAAAGTACTATGCTGCTGGTGCTAGGTTCGCCAAATGGCGTGCAGTGCTCAAGATTGGTGCCAACGAGCCTTCTCAGCTTGCTATCAATGACAACGCCAATGGCCTTGCCAGATATGCCATCATCTGCCAGCAGAATGGTCTTGTCCCCATTGTGGAACCTGAGATCCTTGTTGATGGATCCCATGACATTAACAAGTGTGCTGATGTCACAGAGCGTGTTCTTGCTGCTTGCTACAAGGCTCTCAATGACCACCACGTTCTCCTCGAGGGTACATTGTTGAAGCCCAACATGGTCACTCCCGGATCTGATGCCCCTAAAGTTGCACCAGAGGTGATTGCAGAGTACACCGTACGTGCCTTGCAGAGAACAATGCCAGCTGCTGTCCCCGCTGTGGTTTTCTTGTCTGGTGGTCAGAGTGAGGAAGAGGCCACCCGCAACCTCAATGCCATGAACAAGCTACAAACAAAGAGGCCATGGACTCTCTCATTCTCCTTCGGACGTGCTCTTCAGCAGAGCACTCTCAAGGCCTGGTCAGGAAAAGAGGAGAATGTCGAGAAGGCCCGTGCTGCATTCCTCACAAGGTGCAAGGCCAACTCTGAGGCTACTCTTGGAAAGTATGCCGGTAGTTCCAACTTGACTGAGGGTGCTTCCGAGAGCCTTCACGTCAAGGACTACAAGTATTAG